The DNA region ggCAGCAGTCATATAAATCATTTATGCAATTTTCCCCACTCAACAAATTTCTACAATAATTTTCTCCAACTAGAAACACATGGTAATTGAAACCATGAAAACCAATTCCTAGGATCATTAGACGTTCAGTCTTATAAGTTATATGTAATAAATACTTATAACACACCACAACACATTTATAATTATCGGGAAAATGAGATCTTGAAACCTCTATTAATTCTATTTTGTGTATCTCTTAGTTCTTCAGATCCGTTCTGTATTTCACCCAATTGCTCTCGTGCCTGAGTGATGCAACTCTGCAAGTGTTTCTGCTTGGAGTCATCCTTGACCATCTGCTCAGCCTCCTGGAAAAGCCTAAGCCCAGCATTCCAAAATCCAGGGGACGTGTATCTCGCCTTCAAAATAGTCCCAACTCGGCATAGTACTGAATAGAACtgcaaatgaaaaataaaacaagttgATTCCTAGAGAAATGGATACTAATGTTAACTATCAGCATCCAAAAAAGGAATCTAAATGGATAATACACATAAAAACAACTCTGCAAATGAAGGATTGAACGTTTGACACTTTATTAAATGCAATGTCTGATGAAGATAATTGTGTAATTCAAATCCCTTTAAATCATACAGCATCCCCCATAACcatattatttttcactttttcagtGGGTACAATTGTTACTTCCAATAAGTTCCCACCTAAAACTGCACCAATTAAAAATTACTGAATCGAATAACTCGCGGCTTAGAAGCCAATAATAGGACCAAACACATGTAGTTTTAGTCATACCTTATGCAAATAAAATCCCTCGAATCTTTTTAAATGGCAAAGCAACCCCACAAACCATTGttgctcccaaaaataaaattttaatctaCAAATGAATCTCTTCTAAACGTATACATAAACATTACATTTTGAATAAGGAATTCCAAAGAAATTatgtaaattataaatttaaactcacGCCGCCACAACATTCATACATGTAAACGAAGATGAAGTCGTCTCATGTTAAACAGCGTGAATTCTTTCCCATCATATCATCAATACAAAAACGAGAATTATGTGACTAGTGAACCCAAACCAAAAATGGGcaaggagaaaaaaaaaagacgaaaaataaaaaaacagttCATCCCAATACAACCCAGATGAAGTCAATTCCATAGAACATCTCACAAACACTGGCATATTCAGGGAAACTTTTCATCAACCAGCCATCAAACTCACGAGAGAGAAaacctttaattaattttttttttaaaaaatcgaatTTAGGGAAGAAAAAAACATACCAATTCTTGCAGAGAAGGTGAAGCAGATGAATAACGCTGTTGAAGGAGAGATCTGATGTTGGAAACAGATTCCTCGAACATCTGCTTCTTGGCAAGCTGTTTCTGCAGCTCCTGCAGCCTCGATTTCACGCCTTCCTCTTGCTCCATATTCTGTCAagtttttgaaataaatttggatatgttggatTTATATGATACGGAAGTCATTGAATGAAGCTGGCTTCTTTAGCAAGTAAAATCATTATTCGGATGGAGAACTTAATTTCAAATAaagtatttaatattttttagctAAATAATAAAGATTATACGTATATAAAcctttaaaaacaattaaaaatattttttatgttatgacttgtatattcaaaatcatcatctttacaaaaaaaattaaatttttttgtaatgTTATGACTTGTATACCCCAAATCATCATTTTATTCAAAGTTGAGTTCAATTGATTTATCATGCGGAGGCGGCAACCCAAATTTGCATGTAATCTTTGGTTTCGATTATAATGTCATTAAGTTCGTGTTTAGACTGATGGATTTAAAATTCATAGATTTCACACATATTTTTGTTGTTTAGATAAGTAAAACTATAAACTTCAAGTTCAATACTTACGTGTTTATATAGTATTTCATATTAGACAAAAagttgtgtgagacggtctcatggatcgtattttgtgaaacgaatatcttattttgatcattcaatgaaaaagtataattttttattgtgaatatcgataggattgacccgtctcatatataaagtctcgtgagaccgtctcacaagagacctactcttcatATTAATCTAAATGGATAATCAATTACATCCAATAATTATGTTAATTGAAattcattataatttatattactGCGTAAATAAATAACGCgtgaatttaaaatttcatatattGTTTCATTATCAACAATAAAACTAATCGAAATATGTGGATTTCAAATTCACCTCAAATGCATCCTAAAATTTTATTTCACGAATTTTTTCGAAAGCGAGCCTTGTGATCATCAATAATCACGGAAGATGCTGATGACTTCGTCGTGGGTTGATATCACAATTATGTGATTGTAActgaaaggaatattttattcctaATCAATTAAGATTCGATTTTTATTTTGCATTTCTAGACTAATTtgaaagatttgtttccttagATATAGATAATCTTATTTTTGGGAATTATTCAATGTAAGTTGGGAACTTATCTATAAGATATAATGTACTAGCTTTGAATTGAGTTTTTATTCCTATTAAACTCTGATTTTCCTTGTTTATAGGCGACGTGTATCTATGGAGATTGAGGAAaaagaagaaatatatatgtGATCGAATAGTGATAAAATGAGGGAAGAGAACGACGGGAGAAGAGTTGCTTATGGTTACTGGAGTTTTACTGAATCTGATAAAATTCGGTATTGAAGCTTCGCGTAAAGAGTTTGGGTGATTGACTCACATCGTGATCGTGTTGTTGTCTAGTGTTGACAACACtcgaagaacaacactgacacagagtgttgatcgaagagtgaTTCTGTTTGGCTTTATGCAACACGTTCTGTttttatgcatctagtttttAGTATTGATTTATTTTGATGTATTTTGCTTTCTGTGAGTGTCAAGAAATTTAGATTTGTTAGCCTCACTAGTATTGGTTTATTAAAACATGTTACATAATTTTCTAGTGATTTTTCTTGCcatgaggcatcgcacaagtatttCGTACTTGTGCttgatttaaataaatgatgttCATTTATTAAACTTCACGTGTgtgttaaatattaattttcgcTGCAGTGTTGTGTgttggtgttgacaacaccgagcACAACACCAAATTCTAATATACTAGTTTACAATTATTTCCTGTAAATTTATGAGCAACAACCCTTTCAGCAACTATAATCAGGTATATGATGATGTTGTTTACATAATTACATCTTAAGATTATTATACAGGACATCCTAATAAAACGAATTCTGCCTTATTTGAATCCGTTCTAAATCCCATAGCCAATGGACCCGAGAGGATTTGTCTAAACAAAAATTGAGAATTAAAAATTATTGGTATTACTCCATATTTTCCTTTAGATTTTGTTAACGTCAAATCCAAGATTCATGCTTAAGTGAAGATTAGATAAGAAAGTTATCCTTGCTTTTTAAAATTCTTCTATAAATTCAGAATAATGAAACCTAATTTCATCTCAATACTCAACCGGCCTTCAAATAATTGAAACCTTTTTTTCTTTACTTTTTTTCTCAATTGTAAACCTTATGCCTCTCTTCTCTTGGAAAATCTGATGAAAACTTTAAGGTATAGTTTGGTACATGAGATAAGAGAGagattaataaataatcttCCTTATCCCATGTTTGGTACCTTTTTAGTCACGGGCtcgtgataaataattttatatagggATAAAATATCCCTTTTATgagatgtgataattttaatctaaTGATAAAAACACCACAAATAACTTAATTGCccttaatatataaaaattctaaacccTATTGTTCTCTCATTTCACTTGTAagtagaaattaaaataaaaataaatgtttttatttatttttatatattatataatatgataattatataaatgaactcgagataattatataaattatctgtataaatctcaataaaattattagtatcactcgattaaccttaaaattttatatttgaattgactcacaaaattaaaggctcaattatcatattatataataaataaaattaggtaaaaaaaaataaatcatgcaagcattgTCGGCGCATGAACATATAAGAAATATGTACTCAGGTAACAacattgaaattataaaatttattatgataaggttaattttgtcattacaatctaatatataaattcaaTCACTcctattaaaatcataccaaacattaaatataatatcctacaacttatttatcattaacttatcattatattatatatcacatgtttatcctattATGTGTTCCAAACTATGCCTAAATGTACAGTGAAAGAGGTAACCCTATTTATCAATTTGTTAAAACATTTGTTTCTTTGTGGCAAATGTTTGCTTTGAACTATGAGATTCATATCAATTAGGTTTTGATGGTAGTGAGAGAGCCATCCAAACGAAATCGTAGTTGTCAAAAAAAGACCAACTGTCGAGCCGACTTGCAACCCACCATGACTAGTTGAACGAGCTTACTTGCAACatgaagaaaaaaagaaacattgcttctattttatttatttttataaataaaatggaACATTATTGGTCCGACAAGCGTTGGACGTTACATgagattaataataaaaaaaatgatcctTTAATAGAACATAACAGAATTGACACGTGGTCTAATAACAAGTAGAACACGTTTTTGGTTTTACccaaaaaaataacaaatagtTGCCAACACGTTGTTAACCAGCGTGAAAGTGCGACTTGTCCAAGGAAGTCTTTTTGGAAATGTACGAAGTATATAACCTCGTTTCGTGAACGTCCCATTAGAAGAATATTCTTTTTCCACCTAATGTATGTTCAATTTTCTTGATGAAACTTTTAGATTTGCCTGAGAAATCTTTGTTAAAAGCATATCGAAGTTCTTTTCCCGTATTCAGTTCTTTACCTTTTTCACAGGTTTGTTccgttttttttcctttttgttacgttttgcttTAATCCGTACATAGTTTGATTGTTTGGATGATGAAATGGCATGCTTCATCGTGAACCATTCCAAGATTTTTCTATTGTTCAAGATTGCGATGTATTAGAGCGGGAATGGCGGTTCATTGTTAAGGTTTCCTGGTGGGATTTTGCATTCTTCTAGTATTTGTGAATTGATCCAAGAATATTGATCAATGCGACAGAGTTGTGCTTTTAATTTGCTTGTCTAGgttgagtttttttttatgttgtttttAATTCGAgagtaattaaaattttattcaacCTTCAACTTTGTAGTTCTCTTTGTAATCTGAAAAGGTACTCTTAAGATTTGTTTTTCTAACCTTAGAAATATAATCTAACGTATGGTACGAATTCTTTTAGGGTTAGTTGTTTTGCTAATCTTGTTGCAACATTTGATCTTGAATTTTGATCTTTTTGGTTTCTGGGATTTTTTTAGTCCGAGTTGTTGTAGGCATTTCTTATTTTCTCCATCGAATAATCTACTTTTGCATTTTTTGTTTGAAATTACTAAATATTCTGTTAGTTCTCGTATGAAATTAAGCAGGTTTCAATATGTTTGTGGTGTAGCTAAACTATACGAAGAGATAGTTGTCACACGGTTTCCTTCATTGTgtaaaaaatcaagtggtggTTGCCTTGGATATGAGGAACAACTTTTTGTTCTTCATTGACCAGGATGGCGGGTCATCTGACATTTTTTCGACGAACCTCCTTATGCCACATGGTTCAAGGTGTCATTGGCTCTCTCATATTGCTTCATTCGTTGACAGTTCAAGATGTCTTTATCTACATGGAAGTGTTGTTCTTCAAGAGGCTTTTAATTGTATGTCAAAATTTTCTGGTGCTCTAGTGTTATGGCTTGCGACAGGGTCGAATACCAGCAATTCCAAACTACAGGGTGATCATATTGGTTCCAATTCCAGCAATAGTAAATCTTATACACATGTAAAGCATATTTCTTCAGTAAGACGGGAATTAACGGGATTTTGGTGGAAGGCGAGGTCTAGAAGGAAAACTTCCATTTTCAGAAAGATATCGAGTTTTACCCTGAAGCAATTGTATAGAGAAACTGAACGGATTCAGTCATTTCCATTGATTTCATTAGCTGCCATGTTGGTACCACCATTCACAAACGTGTAGGTGCAGTTGTTTTATCTTCTTTATTAACGATTATTGCGGTACATTCTTTTGCTTCTTTCATATTTGGTTTTTTATTTTACCTCTTCATTTTGTTTTTCTCAGCGCTACAAATGCACTAGCTTTTCCACTAGAAACAAGCTCTATGGAGACACTGACGACTATAGATCAAAAGCCCTGTGAGATTGAAATTGGAGGATGCGGACCCTTCAATGATCTTTATCTCCAGAGTTTAGCTTTTTCTAAGAATGCAGTTGAGCCCAGAACAGGCATCGAATTCCCCACCATGTTGGACAGCAGAATGAATGGAGAAAGGGATTCCAATTTCAATCCAGAGGTATGTACATCATATCTAAATCTTTTGGCCAAAGGTTTCAGTTTTCTTGCTTCTATTTTCTAATTTAGTAGTTGGCTATGACTCTAACAAGAGATGCAGTGCAGTGCATCAATTATTTGTGATCTAAAATAACTTTGATACTCTTTCCCTATATGGGGTAgtgcaataaaaaaatataagaacTTGTGAGTGCGGCATATAAATTTTACTTTTTCgaataataaaaaacaaatgGAAATGTTTTCTCCTAAGTAAGATGGTTTTAATTTTACTTTTTCGAATGCATGATAATCACAAACAAATGGAAATGTTTTTTCCTAATTAAGATGGTTTTTACCCTTATGATTTTTATCTGCCAATCCTAATGCTGACTAGATGGAAAGAGCAGTATgcttaatttaatattaagcCATCCTTTCACATTTGCCTTTGGATTTCTGTTATGGTTAATGCTTGCTGACAATGTTGCCTAATTTTCAGGTCCTTGTTGGAACTGGATCTAGAATCATGACAATCATCAGAATTAAATCCCTAAATATATATGCATTTGGCTTTTGTAAGTGCTTGACCAGCTTTtgtaacctttaaaaatattttattgcatCAAGTTCCTATGTTACTAGCTCATAGTGCCTCTCCCAACAGATGTTCATCCGTTTGACATTTGTGAGAAATTGGGGCCAAAGTATGCTTGCATTCCAGAATATGAGTTGAACAAGCGCCGGGATTTTTATCAGGATCTTCTTAGGTTTGTCGTAACTTTTACTGAATTatcttatgatttttttacccGCACACACATACTGTGACTCGATTCTAGAAACCAAGTCCTATCAACCTGATTGTCCAAACATTTGACTAATTAATTGGCATGCACTGAATTGTTGTATGATTGAGGAGATGAGGTGCCTCTGCCTTTGACAAACTGTTTGTGAATTGAATGTTTCTTGGAACACTTCTCGTCAATATTTGGGCGATGTGCTGCAGGGAAGATATCAACATGACACTTAGACTTGTCGTCAGTTGCAATGGAATCAAAATCAATGCTGTGAAAGAGTAAGTTATGCGTTGCTCAAGCATTCTCATTTAAAAGATAATGATACTTGGATTGGCTGTGGGTAACATTTATTAGCTCTAAAACATCCTCGAATGGAGAAACTTtactattttttcaattttctgatATTCTCCCTATACATCTGAAAACAGCTATAAAGAGATTTGCCTGTGGAGAAATGTTATATTCTAAAAAATGCCCACTTATGAAGTCTCAAGGGGCAAAACTTACGTGATTGCATCAACACTGGTTTAAAGAGAATGAGAGAAGACATATATGCATATGTAACTATAACCTACAAATGTTTCTGATTCATTTTTTCCAATTCTTTTTTGTTAGTGCTTTTGAAAAGTCTCTCCGAGCTCGATTGACAAAAGTAAGTACTTTTAGACTTTTACCTGTTATCTGTTGTAGCGTTTCCTCAAATTATTGGGACTGACATTTTTGTTTACTGATTTAGACAAACCCTAACGCTGACTTTCGTTGCATAGATGCCTTCGGTTCATTATTTTCACAAGACATTCCCTTAAACATGGTAAAGATCaaaatttgatcttttagtttCTTATCTTATGCTCCATTCAGAGATACATTTCTGATtacattcaaaatattcagGGAACAATAATTGATTTCAGGCGTACAGCTGATGGACATATAATTACTGAAGGTAAGAGGCAATAAGAACTGCAATGTTCTGCTATACTTGTAGTGGCCATCTTGCCCAACCTTTTGTGTTTTGGCGAATGCGATACAATTAATTAAGACCTTAAAATATAGAAGAAACAGTCTTCCAATTTTACGCGTAATCTCTTTTTTGTTTGTGCAGTTGGAGGAAATCACATTGGAGCAGTCCAAAGCAAAGATTTGTGCAGTAAGTCGAACTCCGCTATCTCTACTTTCTtgtttatcattattttacagTCCGATATATTTCTTGTTACAGGGGCTTTTTTCGATATGTACATCGGCGATATACCGGTGTGCAAGCAAACAAAAGAAGAGATAGGGAAAAACGTGGCCAATATGATGAGGAAATGCTGAAGCAACTTTCTTAGGAACACTTTATTGATACATTGGTGCTCCCACTTGTAGAGATCTGTTCCATATAAATGCTATAGCAGAAGTTGGACTGGTGGTTTGAATATTTGACAAATCCCCAGACTATTACATCCGAGGTGTTTACTGTTTAATGTATTTTcctataaatgatttttttttaggtAGACCAATGTTCTGGGAGCATGTCTTaagtatatttataatattattttctgTGTATTTttgcttaaattaaaagttttttGTGCTTCTGGTTGTTTTTAAGACATGTGCGTGAGTTGTACGTGGAACATGTATTAttagaaaagaaggaaaaaattcAAGTGGATCAATCCGTATGAAATTATGttgttttaaaaaagaaaaaatttgtatgagacggtctcacgagtcatattttttgtgagacggatttcttatttgggtcatccatgaaaaaatattattttttacgctaagagtattactttttattgtgaatatcggtaaaattgacccgtctcacagataaaattcgtgacaccgtctcacaagagatctactcttcTCTGTACTACTTGATCATTTTCTCTACCAGTAGGTGTTGTTCCCCCTTTTGATCGTATTTGAACTTCTAATTTCAATGATACAGAATATTATCATGTGGATACTTTGTCTACTTCACTTCGATTAAATCAACGGTAGACATCGAATATAATACTATGACATGCATCGTCATAGCATACATGCCCTGTACGTGAATTTGACAACGTTTAACATGGACTACTGAAAACCATAATGACAACCAACATACAAGAACAAGAGGTTTTCGACCATAAGAAATGTAGACAGCCAAAATCACATTCAGTTGCAGAaacataaaatacaaaaaaaaaaaaaacccaaagaTATTAAATAAGTTTACATAACATTcctaataataacaataaatagatatataaatgtttaaatatcttAGTTTATGTAACGTCTTAATGTCAACGTACGTAAACCAAATGTATGTAAACGATTTAAATTGCTTATTTGCTTtgtttaattggttttaaatacTTATGATATGATCGATTAGGGGAATCATCGTTGAGCTACTACAGttcggtttttgaaatattgaactccgataaattaaatcgagtttggttttcaaaccaagcgaaagacacttgaaataatttttcgtagaaatcgattaaacatttggtaaagcatttaaaatatatgtaagtTGAATTAGTAAAAAATaatttggttgaagcattttatcaaacatttgctatgcaataattttgtatttgaagaacacataaaatgcttcaacaatgcatccttaaaataatgaaaatgataagtaaatgcaataaacaaatagacacgaatttgtttatggatgttcgaagacttcaaatgctcctacgtcaccccttcttccccttgggaatgATTCACTAGAacactttgatttatacaactacttgtataAACCCATTCAGCTAAGACTtacgctactgcctaactgaactcctagcactcaagattgtaggcagcacctcacaatcagcatattgtttaatgtctcatatgcaaagactacaaacacaatgcTTTACATCTTTGTGTAAAGACTcattcaactaatatttgaagttcaactctcttatatatgtgtgagtgattgtgtttgaagaatttatcatttacagtgtacatctcaaatgtatcctcacacaaggacttgtgctctcaactagctgatttcttcatgctaactgctcatgctttgaatcccattcaaaagctcttgtttgatcttctagatgttgtatttatatgccccaacaatgatatatacgttacacaagaatatgaccgtttggaaagtttctgtactgtttctgagattgcaacggtcaaattcaccTTGTTGGAATTTTTCccaactggtcaactcaactggtagTTCAgctcaactggtcagcagctggttcagttcagttggtcagttgttggttcggttcagtttagctagtcagcagctggttcagttcagttcagctagtatgctgaaatcagcctagctgatttcagtttgtgaaaaaccagtaacttcatcatcatttatcagcatcttaagcttcgattcggactttgacttctgaagataaTTTGTAGATCTTTGTCTTaactttccaacgcatactgaatcgatTAATTCTAATAAACGAGTTGAGAGATATGGCCAAAgtaccgcaactgctcattcctaactgattgctgttttcatGCAATcggttcggtaattgagcgatcagttagaccttgataacatccaaatttgtccaattgacatgaaatacgacttgttccaaattgagttttctaatcagatAAGTTAGCGGATtatcatttggatcatccagttTAGAGGTATgatcaaaataccgaagcttgccagaaatttAGTTTATGtagaattcagtttcagcttgcttcttgttttaataacttcacacttgagtaaatatgttagaaacacaacaaGTTTtgtaacatcaaaatcaagattgcgaacatgaaatatttcaaCAACTTAcatgatgcatattatatgagTAAAGGCCCAATTGAATGAGTAAATAATTATATGATATGATTTCATGTGAATTGAAGATATTATCGAAATATTCAATAATAGactggggaaaggagaccgggaacgaccaagataaaataaatatttttcaataaatattttcaaggtttattaatatgattaaatattattaaatttttctaaaaatggtagagttcaaattattttacgagacgagcttgattttatccgggaagccggttttgggcaaacgaagaacttttaaaagatcaaaatattatttctgaaaattaatttttataaacttttatttttcaattagatCGATGTTATTGGGTCTAATTTACCTAAGATTACTAGGCCTAATTGCTTCTAAAAACAAAGGCCCAAAATCTAAGCTCATTAACATGGAAAttttaaatctataaaatagaaaTCCTAGAGTTTTTCTAAGCACATTCAGCCGAAAAttcacacacaccacacacacaagAATTTGAAACCTTGAGGAGGAGAAAATAAGGATTCTTTGTCGCTCGTTCGTCCTTCTTCGCTCCCCACGCTAATATCGTATATTCGAGtattttaaaacgcaaaggaGCGTTTCTAAATTACTTTGATGCATCATTTAAACCATATTAtgctttttttttattatttttgcatgaaaaatattgaagcaTGAACCGTTTAATGAttgaacaaatattttcaaagtttcgatGATTTTACGTTTGTTTGAAAAACGTTTGAATTTCAAGGACATGCTGGCAGTAGAATGTGTTTAAAGGCTAGGAAAAGAGTCGTTAAGAGACAACACGAAGGCTGTAATCGAGTTGGATAAGGATGGAAGAGACCTAGGGTTTGCTAGGGTTTATTGGGCTCGCATGACTTCAAGGCCACAGCTAGGAGGGGTGATGCACCAAGGCTCGGCCATGGCTGGTCAGGGGCTCGGTGTGGGAGGTGACTTGTGCTAGGAAGAGTcatagcatggctaggactcaatAGCAACGGGTAGGGATGAGTCCTTCACCGCAAGTAGGGATGGCAACTTTCCCCGCGGGTTTGGGGCCCCGCGGGGAAAACCCGAAATGGGGATGGAGATccccgattttttcgggttcggattcgggttcggggattttttta from Primulina tabacum isolate GXHZ01 chromosome 14, ASM2559414v2, whole genome shotgun sequence includes:
- the LOC142525057 gene encoding fatty-acid-binding protein 2-like isoform X2, coding for MRNNFLFFIDQDGGSSDIFSTNLLMPHGSRCHWLSHIASFVDSSRCLYLHGSVVLQEAFNCMSKFSGALVLWLATGSNTSNSKLQGDHIGSNSSNSKSYTHVKHISSVRRELTGFWWKARSRRKTSIFRKISSFTLKQLYRETERIQSFPLISLAAMLVPPFTNVATNALAFPLETSSMETLTTIDQKPCEIEIGGCGPFNDLYLQSLAFSKNAVEPRTGIEFPTMLDSRMNGERDSNFNPEVLVGTGSRIMTIIRIKSLNIYAFGFYVHPFDICEKLGPKYACIPEYELNKRRDFYQDLLREDINMTLRLVVSCNGIKINAVKDAFEKSLRARLTKTNPNADFRCIDAFGSLFSQDIPLNMGTIIDFRRTADGHIITEVGGNHIGAVQSKDLCRAFFDMYIGDIPVCKQTKEEIGKNVANMMRKC
- the LOC142525057 gene encoding fatty-acid-binding protein 2-like isoform X1, which produces MRNNFLFFIDQDGGSSDIFSTNLLMPHGSRCHWLSHIASFVDSSRCLYLHGSVVLQEAFNCMSKFSGALVLWLATGSNTSNSKLQGDHIGSNSSNSKSYTHVKHISSVRRELTGFWWKARSRRKTSIFRKISSFTLKQLYRETERIQSFPLISLAAMLVPPFTNVATNALAFPLETSSMETLTTIDQKPCEIEIGGCGPFNDLYLQSLAFSKNAVEPRTGIEFPTMLDSRMNGERDSNFNPEVLVGTGSRIMTIIRIKSLNIYAFGFYVHPFDICEKLGPKYACIPEYELNKRRDFYQDLLREDINMTLRLVVSCNGIKINAVKDAFEKSLRARLTKTNPNADFRCIDAFGSLFSQDIPLNMGTIIDFRRTADGHIITEVGGNHIGAVQSKDLCSKSNSAISTFLFIIILQSDIFLVTGAFFDMYIGDIPVCKQTKEEIGKNVANMMRKC